AGCCAGCCCAGGTAAACCGAAAACACCACCACTGACATCAGTGCGATCCAGAACAGCGGCGTGGCATAAAACACTAGCGCCAGCGCCATAATGATCGAACCAGAGGGCTTTTTAGCTCGTGCCGCGGCCATGGAACCCGCCACAATGCCAAGTACTAACGAAAGTACAAAGGCCGTGCCGGTCAGCAGTAGCGTGGCGGGCAGACGCGCCATAATCAGATCAAACACCGGAACGCCCAGGCGATAGGAGTAGCCGAAATCAAGCATGGCGATGCCCGACACGTAGCGCCAGAGTTGAACATACATCGGCTGGTCGAGGCCGAAGCGCTCGCGCAGCTGATTGAGGAACTCTTGGTCAGCAGCGCCCGCTTGGCCAGCCAGAATAGACGCTGGATCACCGGGGGCCAGCTGAATCAGTAAAAAATTAAAAATGACGATTAAAAACAGCACGATAACAGCTTTAAAAAGCCGCATGAGTATTAAGCGAGCGTAAACCATGGGCACATTCCTGACGTAGCTGAAACGCCCACCCAGCGCGCAACGCCTGGGTGGGGCTAGGCATTTGCTAACAACTAGCGGTCTAGCCAGGCATCCTTAAAGCCGTCGTTAACGCCAACGCTGGACGTCACCAGGTTTTTCACATCACAGCGGTATAGCGTCGGGAAGCCCAGCTCCATCAGCCAGCCAACGGGTACATCTTCATGGAGAATTTCTTGGACTTCGCGGTAAAGCGCCTCACGTTCTGCGTCAGGAAAGGCAGTGGCTGCTTCGTTAAACAGCTCGTCAACGCGTGCATTTTCGTAGCCTTCGACGTTATTCCAGGGCGAGCCTTTGGCAATGTTGTCAGAAAGATAGGTACGTGAAATGCCCAGTGCCGGGTCGCCGTATTGGTATAGGTAGGTGAAGGCCAGGTCATAATCCCAGTCGCCCAGGCGCTGGTTCCAACCGCCTACATCGGTAGCTTGAGTGCTGACGTTAATGCCCACTTCGCGCAGGTTCTGCTGTACGGCTTCGGCCCAACGGGTCCAGGTTTCACCGTAAGGCAGTGGGAGAATGGTGATTTCTTCGCCGTCGTAGCCCATTTCCTCTAGCAGCTCACGGGCACGGTCTGGGTCGTAGTTGTAAGGTTCCAAATCTTCATTCTGGAAGCGCGCGTTCGAGCCAAAGGCAGAAAGCGGCACTTTGCCCAGACCGTTCCACAGCACATCACGGGCGAACTCACGGTCCATGGCGTACATCACCGCTTGGCGAAAGCGCTTATCTGCGGTGGGGCCTTCGCGGTTATTCATCCATAGCATCGAATAGGGGCTAAAGTACTCGTGGCCTTCTTCGGTCATGCAAACGTTATCCATTTGCGCTAAGCGAGGAATGTCGAAGTTTTCGACGGTGCCGCTAGGCAGCACATCGATACTCTCATTTTCGAATGAGATGGCGCGGGAAGCGCCGTCAGGAATGATGTGCCAGTTAATGCCGTCCAGGTAGGGAAGGCCGTCTTCGTAATAGTCTTCGTTTTTCACTAGCTCGATAACCGTGCCGCGTTCCCAGTTAGCGAACTTAAACGGGCCAGTGCCAATCGGGTGGTCGTTGTGTTCGTTATTGCGGAAATCAGTGCCGGCGTAAAGGTGCTCGGGCACCATGGTGAAGGTGCCCGCTTCAAACGAGAGCAGGAACGGGCCAAAGGGTTGAATCAGAGTAAAGACCACGGTGTGGTCGTCGGTGGCCTCAATGCTTTCAACGTGCTGTAACACGGCCCGCGCGCTGGGATTTAACTCGCGATGGAAGACATCGGCAGAGAAGACAACGTCATCTGCGGTGAAGGCTTCGCCATCGTGCCAGGTAACGCCTTCGCGCAGGTGGAAGGTGTAGGTACGGCCGTCTTCACTGACGTCCCATGACTCTGCCAGCTGCGGCATCGGCTCAAGATCAGTGGAGTAGCGTATGAGCCCTTCGTAAATATTGCCCGCTACGGTGCGCGTGGGGGCATTTTGAACCATACCCAGCACCAGGCCTGGCGGCTCTGGCTGAATAATCGTGTTAACGGTTCCCCCTGCTTTGGGGTCTTCGGCCAGGGCGGCAGAGGTAAAGGCGAGTGCTGCAGCGGAAATAGCCAACGCTAAAGTTTTTTTCATGTTTCCTGCTCCTCAGTTATTAGCACGTAATGAGTTTACGTAGTCGTTAGGCGAGCGAGGCGTGGCGTTTAAGGCCCAGTTGTAGTGTTTGTTAGAGACCTTCTTTGAAAATAGCAGCATGTGGTAAAACTGTCGACAGTCGGCAATCGTTCGTCGACAAGGAGGTTTTTTTCGTCATACTGAAGAAAACGCGTCATACCCCATGAGTAACGTTTATGGTCTCATCAACGGTGCCTCCTAAGGCCTTTATTCAACAGCAAAACTTAGCCGAGCAAGTTGCCGACTACTTGACCCAAGCGATTGTTAAGCAGCATTTTTTACCCGGTGAACGGCTTTCAGAAGTGCAGCTTTCCCGCGACTTGGGCGTTAGCCGTGCACCGGTGCGTGAGGCGGCGCGCCTGTTGGAAAGCCGCGGGCTGCTGATATCAAAACCCCGGCGCGGCTTCTTTGTGAGGGCGTTGAATGCCGTTGAACTCGAAGATGTCTTTGATTTTCGGCTGTGCCTGGAGCGTCATGCGATCCACCGCCTAGTCGGCCGCTATACCGCCGATGCCGAGCGCGCGCTAAAGCAACAGGTAGAGGTGCTCTGTGAGGCCGCCATCGGTAACGACGGCACGCGCCGTATTGAAGAGGATCTGCAGTTTCATCGTTTAATGCTGCACTACGCCGGCAACGAGCGGCTGCTGCGCGCCTTTAACGACTTGAGTCACGAGCTGCGCTTATGCATTACCTTAATTACCAAAACGCATGAAGCCCCCGACACCATCGCGACCAGCCACTTCAAACTGCTCGATGCGCTGGATAGCGGCAGCCCTGAGGCTTGCCGCGAGGCAATTGACTACCATATCGGCGTGGCCCGCGACTCCGTAGTAAAGGGTGTGGGCGAAATAGCGGGGGCATACTGATGAAAACATTCTTTCACGCTGAGCAACTGCTCCATCAGCCGCAAACCTACTTCTCCCGCGGGAAAATGCGCACGCCCCAGGAAGTGCCCGAGCGCGCCACGCAGCTATTGGCAGCCGCTCAACGTCTTGGTTTTGATGTTCAAGCACCCGCTGATTACGGCGTGGCGCCGCTAAGGGCGGTCCATTCGTTTGCCTATCTGGGTTTTCTTGAAAGTGCCTATCGGCGCTGGCACACGCTTGACGAAGACTGGGGGGAAGAGGTGATCTCCAACATCTTCGTGCGCTCGCCCAACGCCCTGCGCGGCATATTGGCAGAAGCCGCGCGCTACCTAGCAGACGGCAGCGCACCGGTGGGGCAACATACTTGGCAGTCGGCATACTGGTCAGCGCAAAGCGCGGTGGCCGGTGCCGAGGCCTTGCTGGCGGGCGATCAGTTTGCCTATGCGCTATCGCGCCCGCCGGGTCATCACGCAGGCATCGACACCGCCGGTGGCTTTTGCTTTCTCAATAATGCCGCCATTGCCGCGCAGCATCTTAAAACGCGCTATCCGCGCATCGTGGTGTTAGATCCCGATATGCATCATGGGCAGGGTATTCAGGAAATCTTCTACCAGCGCGACGATGTGCTGTATATCTCGATTCACGGTGATACCACCAATTTTTACCCCGCAGTAACCGGCTTTGAAGACGAGCGTGGTCAGGGTGCGGGGCTGGGCTACAACCTCAACCTACCGATGCCTCACGGTTCGCCGGAATCGGTGTTTTTTGATCGCATGGAACAAGCCTGCCAGGCCATTCGGCTGTTTGAACCCGATGCGATAGTGCTAGCGCTGGGATTCGACATTTACGAGCGAGACCCCCAAGCCAAGGTGACTGTTTCAACTTCAGGGTTCGCTGAGCTAGGCCGCAAAGTAGCCAGCTTGAACGTACCCACGCTAGTGGTGCAGGAAGGGGGATATTATCTTGAAGGATTGGAAGCCAACGCGGTGAGTTTCTTTGCAGGGTTGCTGGGCACCGCTTGATACTGGTGGCAATGCCGAATCCAAACGCTCGATAAGAGTAAGACAAGCTATCAATGTGTCTGGCAAGATAGTCGCTTTCTTTGATCAGCAAAACGATTCGATCAGCAAACGAAAGGACACGGCATGGCCCACCTGCTACGCATCGTGATGATTCACGGCCACCTGGAAGGGGTGGTGGAACTAAGTGTGGACGGCCACACCAATATTTGTGGCACCAACGCCTCAGGCAAAACCACGCTGCAGCGGCTGGTGCCGGTGTTTTACGGCGAGCTGCCTAATAAGGTCGTGCCGAAAACGCGGATGAAGTTCGATGCGTTTTATTTGCCTCATCGTAACAGCTACCTGGTGTACGAATATCGTCGCGAAGCGGGCAATGTCTGCCAGGCGGTGCTCACCCGCAAAGCCGAAGGTGGGGTCGAGTATCGCTTTGTAGGCGGGCCCTATCAGCCGGAAGATTACTTGGTTGAAAGCGAGGCGGGCGTGGCCGCGTTAGATTACAGCCAGTGGGCCAGCGGCCTGCGTCGCAGCGGAACGCCGGTGTCGCCCAAGCTGGGCGCGACCTCTGAATTTCGATCGGTGATTCAAAACGACTTTACCCAGCTGCACGGCAACAGCCGCGACGGCCTCAAGCTGCGCCAAATCGCCGCCCAGTTCAGCTTGGTTAAACCTGAGCGCCGCATTCGCCATATCGAAAAGCTGGTTTCCGCGGTGCATGCCAAAGAGGGCAAGATGGACACCCTCAAAACCATGCTGGCGGCGATTTTCGAAGAGGATGGCGTTGAGCTTCCGGTCACGCGCATTCGCAATACCAAGGCACGGGAGTGGATTGCCCAGATGCGCCAATCCATGCGCCTAGAGCCGCTGCAGGCATCGCTAGCTCGGTTGGCCGGTATCGACCGGGAACTAGCCCATTTAGATGCCACGCTATGGCAGCTAAAGCCCCAGCTTGAAGATGACCGCCAGCGGGCAGAGCGGCGTATGGCCGATGTGGATGCTGAGCTTGCTCGCCATCAGCGCGACTTTCAGCAGCGTGAAAGCGGCTATGCCCAGGCGCGCGATGAGCTTAATGATCGCCATAGCGAAGTGGTCAGCGATTTACAGCACACCCAGCGCCGCCTCAATGATCTACAAACTCAGTTTGAGCGCTACTCTGATGCGGACATGCCCGCCCTGGAGCGCGACATCAACGCGCTGCCCCAGTGGCGCGAACAGCGCGATCAACTGCTTGCCCACTTAAATGAAATGCAGGGCGC
This DNA window, taken from Vreelandella profundi, encodes the following:
- a CDS encoding ABC transporter permease, with amino-acid sequence MVYARLILMRLFKAVIVLFLIVIFNFLLIQLAPGDPASILAGQAGAADQEFLNQLRERFGLDQPMYVQLWRYVSGIAMLDFGYSYRLGVPVFDLIMARLPATLLLTGTAFVLSLVLGIVAGSMAAARAKKPSGSIIMALALVFYATPLFWIALMSVVVFSVYLGWLPAYGLYTVGAGHTGFALALDVAKHLVLPATTLALFFMAIYTRMTRTSMLDAAQQDYVKTARAKGLKPSIIQRRHVLRNALLPIITLAGLQAGQMVGGAILTETVFAWPGIGRLMFEALEQRDYNLLLGIFFFSAALVIVFNIITDVVYSLADPRIKKGAA
- a CDS encoding ABC transporter substrate-binding protein, translated to MKKTLALAISAAALAFTSAALAEDPKAGGTVNTIIQPEPPGLVLGMVQNAPTRTVAGNIYEGLIRYSTDLEPMPQLAESWDVSEDGRTYTFHLREGVTWHDGEAFTADDVVFSADVFHRELNPSARAVLQHVESIEATDDHTVVFTLIQPFGPFLLSFEAGTFTMVPEHLYAGTDFRNNEHNDHPIGTGPFKFANWERGTVIELVKNEDYYEDGLPYLDGINWHIIPDGASRAISFENESIDVLPSGTVENFDIPRLAQMDNVCMTEEGHEYFSPYSMLWMNNREGPTADKRFRQAVMYAMDREFARDVLWNGLGKVPLSAFGSNARFQNEDLEPYNYDPDRARELLEEMGYDGEEITILPLPYGETWTRWAEAVQQNLREVGINVSTQATDVGGWNQRLGDWDYDLAFTYLYQYGDPALGISRTYLSDNIAKGSPWNNVEGYENARVDELFNEAATAFPDAEREALYREVQEILHEDVPVGWLMELGFPTLYRCDVKNLVTSSVGVNDGFKDAWLDR
- a CDS encoding GntR family transcriptional regulator yields the protein MVSSTVPPKAFIQQQNLAEQVADYLTQAIVKQHFLPGERLSEVQLSRDLGVSRAPVREAARLLESRGLLISKPRRGFFVRALNAVELEDVFDFRLCLERHAIHRLVGRYTADAERALKQQVEVLCEAAIGNDGTRRIEEDLQFHRLMLHYAGNERLLRAFNDLSHELRLCITLITKTHEAPDTIATSHFKLLDALDSGSPEACREAIDYHIGVARDSVVKGVGEIAGAY
- a CDS encoding histone deacetylase family protein, which produces MKTFFHAEQLLHQPQTYFSRGKMRTPQEVPERATQLLAAAQRLGFDVQAPADYGVAPLRAVHSFAYLGFLESAYRRWHTLDEDWGEEVISNIFVRSPNALRGILAEAARYLADGSAPVGQHTWQSAYWSAQSAVAGAEALLAGDQFAYALSRPPGHHAGIDTAGGFCFLNNAAIAAQHLKTRYPRIVVLDPDMHHGQGIQEIFYQRDDVLYISIHGDTTNFYPAVTGFEDERGQGAGLGYNLNLPMPHGSPESVFFDRMEQACQAIRLFEPDAIVLALGFDIYERDPQAKVTVSTSGFAELGRKVASLNVPTLVVQEGGYYLEGLEANAVSFFAGLLGTA